A DNA window from Argopecten irradians isolate NY chromosome 10, Ai_NY, whole genome shotgun sequence contains the following coding sequences:
- the LOC138333506 gene encoding la-related protein 6-like, with protein MSESVVNENVPVIHEVPAEDGDPPQQTAEVVNNVAASPSLVAPFLRVEQIKDEDGTSSVYTSEEEGDGDRDKSPEPEFHPPTDELRDKIIKQVEFYFSDVNILKDAFLLKHVRRNRQGYVSIKLITSFKKVKSLTKDYRAVAYSLRQSEHLEVNEEGKKVRRKDPLPEYDETTPSRSVVAVNLPMETPSIENVAELFSKCGEVSLIRILRPGKSIPQDVKKYAAKHTEIGTTVCCVVEFEKHESAKLACDTMTDTEDWRKGMRVMLLAPQKKKDKKKDKEGNEENEGEEGEENNEKIKKRRERRKKNRVDQLAQENDSSYASSGSEADTPTPSKHSIAHHQKSLSPNHLDPNKLSPSNSPRSSPRSSPLTSPRSRRRNQHTKSPLTHAGSPSNSPRNSPRSSPEMGRKTYDYSSGGDSTPSSPWVQRRLKAAQEISPLANQGNPGRSPNGRHHLLDMEGVVRQPKGPDGTPGFHLGRGKPRSSTFS; from the coding sequence ATGAGCGAGTCTGTTGTGAACGAAAACGTCCCTGTCATACATGAAGTACCGGCTGAAGATGGCGATCCACCTCAACAGACGGCAGAAGTAGTAAACAACGTGGCCGCCTCGCCGTCTCTTGTTGCCCCGTTTCTTCGCGTCGAGCAAATCAAGGATGAAGACGGCACAAGCTCTGTGTATACGAGTGAGGAGGAAGGTGATGGTGACCGAGATAAGTCACCTGAGCCAGAGTTCCATCCCCCTACGGATGAACTGCGTGATAAGATAATTAAACAGGTTGAATTCTACTTTTCTGATGTAAACATATTGAAGGATGCGTTTTTGCTAAAACACGTTCGAAGGAATAGACAGGGGTATGTAAGCATCAAACTGATAACTTCTTTTAAGAAAGTGAAGTCTTTGACCAAAGACTATCGAGCTGTAGCCTATAGCTTGAGACAATCTGAACATCTTGAAGTGAATGAAGAAGGAAAGAAGGTGAGACGGAAAGATCCATTGCCTGAGTATGACGAAACAACACCGTCTCGCTCTGTTGTTGCAGTGAATCTTCCCATGGAGACGCCTTCAATTGAAAACGTAGCTGAACTTTTTTCCAAATGTGGTGAAGTTTCCTTGATTCGTATCCTGCGCCCTGGCAAGAGTATACCACAGGATGTCAAAAAGTATGCAGCTAAACACACAGAAATTGGTACCactgtttgttgtgttgttgagTTTGAAAAACATGAGTCTGCTAAACTTGCCTGTGATACAATGACAGACACAGAGGATTGGAGAAAAGGTATGCGAGTCATGCTTCTCGCTCCGCAGAAAAAGAAAGACAAAAagaaagataaagaaggaaatgaGGAGAATGAAGGTGAGGAAGGAGAGgaaaataatgaaaagataAAGAAAAGGAGAGAAAGAAGGAAGAAAAACAGAGTTGATCAACTTGCACAGGAAAATGACTCTTCCTATGCTAGCAGTGGGTCTGAGGCCGATACACCCACACCATCTAAGCATTCTATTGCACACCACCAAAAGTCACTCAGTCCAAATCATCTGGACCCTAATAAACTAAGCCCATCTAACTCACCTCGTTCTAGTCCGAGATCTAGTCCACTGACAAGCCCAAGATCCCGCCGCAGAAATCAGCATACAAAGTCACCACTGACACATGCTGGAAGTCCTAGCAATAGTCCAAGGAATAGCCCTAGGAGCAGCCCAGAAATGGGCAGAAAGACATACGATTATTCGTCTGGTGGTGATAGTACCCCTTCCAGTCCATGGGTACAGCGTAGACTCAAGGCTGCTCAGGAAATCAGTCCACTGGCCAACCAAGGGAATCCAGGACGCAGTCCAAACGGGAGACATCACCTGCTGGATATGGAAGGAGTAGTGCGCCAACCTAAGGGACCTGATGGCACCCCTGGGTTTCATCTTGGACGTGGGAAACCAAGGAGCAGTACATTTTCTTAA